TTTATCATGTACCACATGATTTTGAAGtctatatacattgtggaatgcttaaatctagctaattaacaattgcattacctcacatagttattaCTTTTATGGTGACAGCACATAACAGCCACTGtttacatttttcaagaatatattGTCAGCTGGGCAtttgactcatgcctataatcccggcactttgggaggccaaggcagggggatggcttgagcccagaagtttgagaccagcctgggcaacatggcgaaaccacatctctacaaaaaaatacaaaaattaatgtatagagttaggaacacttctacactgttggtgggagtgtaaattagttcaaccattgtggaagacagtgtggcgattcctcaagcacctagaactagaaataccatttgacccagctatcccattatcccattactgggtatatacccaaaggattataaatcatggtactataaagacacatgcacacgtatgtttattgcagcactattcacaatagcaaagccttggaaccaacccaaatgcccatcaatgatagactggattaagaaaatgtggcacatatacaccatggaatactatgcagccataaaaaaggatgagttcatgtcctttccaaggacatggataaaactgaaaaccatcattctcagcaaactgtcacaaggacagaaaaccaaatacggcatgttctcactcataggtgggaatcgaacaatgagaacacttggacacagggcagggaacatcacacatcagggcctgttgtgtggagggatagcattaggagaaatacctaatgtaaatgacgagttgatgggtgcagcaaacccacatggcacatgtatacctatgtaagaaaccttcACATTGTGCAtgtataccctagaacttaaagtataatttaaaaaaatacaaaagttagcagggcatggtggtgtgtgcctgtaatgccagctgcttgggttgctgagactggagaattgcttgagcctaggaggtaaatgttgcagtgagccgagatcgtaccactgctcTGTAGCcggcagagtaagaccctgtctcaaaataaaaaaaaaaaaatattgtcacTAAATATAATCATCTTGCCATACAATAGAGCTCCTGAAATGTACTCCTCCAACTTAACTATAACTGCGGATGAACCCACAagatattatgttaaataaaccaggcacagaaagacaaataccatgaTTACACTCACATGTGGAATCGAAAAAAGTTGATCTCACGGAAGTAGAGAGTAAGATGATGACTGCTGGAGACTGGGGTGCTTAGAAGGGAGGGGTGATGGGGAGATGATAGGAAACATACCagtatttttaactatttaaatattAGGATTTATTATTTCAGTTCACAACAAACCTAGCctgaagttaattttttgtagtataCTTTTTGATAAGCATTTTGGCCAAGCTGCTAGAAAATTAATAGCAAGATAACTATACTTTGGGTAATGTTATTATTAACATCAAATAAAACTTGATGGTAACCTGACTTTGATAGGTCACAAGTGAGTGCTCTATGatcattttccatttctgagatttaaaatacttatttcgGTATAGAGTTTGGTTCACAGTGTAGACTTTCTGGCTTAGAATAATAAGTTTTATCGCCCTTCTCTCTGAACGAGGAATTTCTATATCAACTTTTTAGTAATCTCCAGAAGCCCACACCCTTTATCTTGTAATTCTGTAATACTTGTAATGACCCAAGTAAAGCCTCTTAAATAAGTCCTTGTTTTGCTAATACCATTACTGTATTAAATGCTTTTACTGTATTCTCCCAAAAATTATAGAAGACAGAATTAGATGAGTCCCCAGAGAAAAGATGGGCTTTCCATTACATCTGAAGGGGATGTTAATTTAGTCTTGGCGCTTCTACATGACTCATTCTGAtgataaattatttaagaaatttccTATAAAAATCTTCCAGTCATTTTATATAAGTATTGTGTAGGCAcagaaaaccttttaaaataagatatggTGGACATCTTCGAATGTTGGTCTGGATTTACCATTCAGGAGGGATAAGGCCACACCATGCAGTGTtggacaaataaaaatttgtcCAACCACCACATAGCACGTTGTTATAACATATCCTAGGTGTTATTTTTTAGAAGTTAGATCATGCATTTTATTCACATATTGGTATCTGTTAGTGCTTATAAACATGAGAAATTGAACCATGTCACACTCTTAAGAGTATGGAACAATTGTattaaattcctggaaagaaaataatatagtttCCTTTTGTAGAGATTTCTCTAAGATTAAACAGAAACTAACCAATAATGAAATCCAACATTCCAAGGATAGTATTCTCATTTAGAAAGAAGACTTTCAATCagagtgttaaaagaaaaaatcagtgaaGCCTGCTTCTGACAAATAGGGATGAGGTTAAATCACTTAGTCTAGGAACTGTTCTACATGGTTTTACTATTTAACAGGAAGGGGAGAAAAGGCAAGTCTGATTTATTGAAATGGCTATGGAACccaaagaaaaattttacagCTTGAGCAAATAAATGGTTAGAACTGTAGAGAATCAGAAAGATTCTCTGAAGATAGATTACCTTTGAAATTGATTGGTAGACTATTTAATATTTAGGTTAAATACTTGTCTGCTTTGGTAACATTTTCCTATGGTGTGTGCTGTTTCCATGAATGCCAGGCAGACTGTATAGGAGCCATGTATGGATTTAATGACTTCTCTCACTAGAGTAGTTAGGACTTGTTTCCCTTCTTTCTGATGGATAACCTTTAGTGAGGTTATTAACTGATACAGCTGGCTGAGTCTTCAAAGGCTGCTGAGTGGAGGAATTATGGCTGGCCGTCTGCCTCTGTAAGCATGTGGGAGATGTGAGTATCCTATCTGGGGAGGGCAGGCTGGCTTTGGCGTTAAGGAAGGAGATGATATTGGGCCCTGAGAGAGCATTTAATGAATATTCTATTACTGGGTATCTTTTTATGTGCATTTTTAGATAATAGAAGTGAATATTGGTAGAGTgctgtataatttttaaaggagaaatgacAGGGGCTGATCATGTAACATTTTTTATGCATCAGACACATTGATACTAAGGTCACACGGCTAGTGAAATGACCAGAGCAGTATTTAGCCTAAGGTTAAACCTGTGCTCTGAAGTGGTGGGTTACCTTGCCTACTAAGTCTATCCTGAGAGGCCTGTGGGTGCTAGTCACTGCTATTCTTCTTGTATAGATGATGGATCAGAAAAGGCAAGTCACAGGCTAAGGAGGGGTAAAACTAGGAGTGGCTCAGAGTCCTGTGTGTTTTCTGTGTCCTCCCATGATAATGATATTCCCTCACTAGTCCTGTGAGCTAAATTCACATAGGAAGACGGAATCTGGGTGTCTTTTCCACTAAGTTAGCTAATCGGtctggtggtgtgtgtgtgtgtgtgtgtgtgtgtgaaagagagggagagagagagagagttgggaaaaaggaaggagagtGTAATTTACcattggtgtttttttgttttttttttttttttttttttgagacggagttttgttcttgttgctcaggctgtagtgcaatggtgcaatctcagctcaccgcaacctccgccttccaggttcaagtaattctcctgcctcagcctcccgagtagctgggattacaggcatgcactaccacgcccagctaattttttgtatttttagtagagataggggttccaccatgctggtcaggctggtctcaaactcccgacctcaggtgatccacccacttctcaaagtgttgggattacaggcatgagccaccacacctgaccggagtgtttttatataataaaagccTAGTAAACAGCTACAGAAAATACACAGGTGAGTGAATCGTGGACAAAGAGTTTACTATTTGTATGGCTAGTAGTCCTAAGCTTCAGGGTGTCCAATTAGAGTTCTGGTATTACAAAGTGGAAGTGAGTGTGCTTTTAAATTATGTATCAGTACTGCCATCAGTGCTTGGTTTGGGAGCTAGAAACATGACAAAGGAGTAAAGGCTATGTTTGAGTCCCCTCTCAGTAATGTTTTAATGGCAGAGTCTTACACTTGGGAAGTTTCTTCAGCTGGTTAGTTTTGATGTTCTTAACTCGGAGCATTTGGTCTTCTAGAGTTCCTTTTAGAAAGAATGTGATCATTAGTGAAGTTTGAGAGTGAAATGGCTAATTTGTCTTGCTTCTTGTAACAGGGAGAAATCTCTTCTTAGCCTGAAGCCGTTGAGACACTTCAGAAGATTTGTAGCAATCTCTGGAGTTAAGGAAAAATCCAATGTTTGATGAAAAATGTTTAACTCCTGAATGTGTCCTTGTTGAAGGTTGATCTAAGAAGTCTGCAAACATATTGTTTGTGCAGTGAATGCAGGGAAGTGTTTAAAATGTGTGATGCTGTTAAGTAAATGGTTCTCAAACAGCCTTCCCTCTTCCTGCTCATAAGGTTGAGTGATGAGAATCTTTTTCTACTTTGCAAACAGATTAATATAATTCTTACTAAGTTTCCTCCCATCTTTCTTTACCCTTTGATATGACTGCCTTTGGCAGATggtaaaaatatatgaaaaagtaatGAACAAACATTGAAAGCCTAGAGATGTGATTTTCCTTTAAATAGTTTATgcattatttttgagatggagattttcatattatctattaatatctttttaaagCACCACCATTTCCAAGTGTTAACTATATTTGAGAATCACCATACTAAGTGTCTTTAAACTTTTCTCACATACTCTTATTTAAGCAAGTATAAATGCAGAGGCCCTCATCACTTACTCTGGATGTTCTATAGTTCCAAATAGAGTGGGAAGGTTCTctgattttttaatcatttattcagcaaatatttgattGTATTCTGTCTGTCAGGTGCTGCGCTGGGCACAGAAGATCCTGtggtgaagaaaacaaaaccaaagaaaaacatAGTCTGTGTTTGGAGGCTAGTGATAGTGTCAGAAatcaattaaatacataaatacactagtccccccttatccacagtttcactttccTTGGTTTCCATTACACATTGTAATGTCTCCTAAACTCTTGACTCAGGCATGACTTGAAAATTTCACTAGTTACTAAGCGAAAATTGGTGATATACTTATCCCTCTGGTGCCTAGCGGAGCATCTGGCACATGGCTCACTAATTGCTCGTTAGTTTAGTTATTGACTAATGGAGAGACAGAAACACATGTGGTAGTTTTAATGGCCCACCAggataaacaacaaacaaactaaaTTGAGATAATAGATAATCTGTGAGTTCAAGAATGAGAAAGATCAACATGGGTTTGTATTTTAGAATTGAAATAACCTCCTACATCATCAAATTCTTTTCATAAGTAAATTGAAGTTGGGATGGTTCAGTTACTTGGCTGGGCTTAAACAGTCATTGGTAGCAGAATTGCCttttcaaacatttatatttttccgGAAAGGCTTTGCAGCAGGGCTGAGAGTTTATATGGTTTGTGGATGTATAGTTTTTGGTAGGTAGAGAAGACAGCATTCCAGACCTAGGGGTTTGAGTTAACTGCAAGGTCAATGTGAGTAATATGGATTCTGAAGATAATGAGGAACCTTTCATAGTCAAATGTGTCTGCAAGGGTGTGAGAATGGCATGGTGTGACTGTTCAATGGAATAATCAATGAactctgttgttttttgacttctttttgctttttctttttttcaaaatatcttgTAGCAGAGTGGTAAGAGTGCAGCTTCTGGAGCTAGAATGCATGGTAGCCTTGGAAAGTTtatctgtgcctcaattttctgatctgtaaaatgtgaataatactGTGCATATCCTCGTATTTCTGATTCCTTAAGAAGGTCCTCATATTTACTACTGTGAATTGTAGCTCTGTAgcttaaaagaataattttgtaaattattaCACATCAATTATCCTCCTCGATATGTTTCAGGTCCTAACCCTCAGCCATGATTCCACAGTCTAAGGAAAACACCCACTCTTTAGCTGAGCCGATGTTTCTGTTCCATCCTGCTGGGTAGAGTTCATATGATTGGATTATTCCAGAAGAGCTCTGTAATGATTAAGTGTTTCAGATGTAGAGAATCAAGTTGGCTCTAGCCCTTTAACAACCCTATCTTGAGGGCCTTGCGTGGTCAGGTCTATAAGTATCAACGATAAAACTGTCAAAAGTTCTGTGTTTATACGGGCAGAGACAAGTTGAGATGAGGCTCTCACTCTGCAGAGAGtctgagagggaaagagaagaggaaggagtggGGGTGTTATCTGGAGCGTACCAATGAAATTTGACTTCTTAAAAACCCAGCTGTGAGATTAAGTCAAAATATGCTTGTTACAGgttaaacttgaaaaaataagtcattgaacttttaaatttgttgcttttttagaccttattttttattggcttattaagcaaatatatttttgttaccaACATTGCATAAAACTATataggattaaaaacaaaacactcaaaGGCAAGTGTTTATAATTTAGTAGGAAAGCAATAAAGAGGCAGCCAATTACCACAATTCAAGGTAGCTGTGTATGTTTAATCCGAAGAAAAGTTCAGGAGGTGCATTCAGGAGGAAGAAGCATGTTTAGCAGGGCAGAACATCCTTTCAAGGAGGGGATACTATATGAGTTGGACTTTGAAAGGTAGGTGGGATTCAGATAATTATGTTgggagagagggcattcttggtAGAGAAAAAAAGTCCTGGAGATGGAAACTGGTATTAGTGAGGGATAGTGGACGATGAGCCTGAAAGGGAGGTTGAAGAGGTTCTAGAGGGCCTGCTCTTTGTAAGCAGGCGAGTGATCCACCCAGAGCTGGACGTTAAACATGGAAGGTGAGGAGAGGGAGTATGTTTGCAGGATGATTCGGGAATCAGCAGAACCAAGtcatttcatcatgaaatatCTTATTGGAAGAGGCTGAGCCAGAGGTACCAGGACTTAATCCAGGTAGGTAGCAGTAGGAAGGGGCCACCTGGGCCAAATGCAGAAGGTGTGGCTGAGTGCACTGACTTGATTTGCAGAGAGAATGAGGAGCAGCTGGTGACTGGCAGTGACATGCGCAGTGAGTAGGTGGGAAAGGGAAAGCCCAAGCTGCCGGCAGGACTCACAGCCAGCCTTTCTGGTTGAGTGATGGTCTTAAGGGGCTATTTTAAGAGAGAGACTGAGTTCATATTGTACAGgtctgaatatttatatttaaattttgacgtgtatgtgtgcatgtgtgtgtataatattttaaaagacagatttaaAGAAATGCTAGTAGTTTAACATGGGcattccaaaagagaaaaagttaatTGTAAATCCCATCAtgttgactgatttttgtatactgatttCTCATCGTATCTACTTAGGTGTTTATAGTTATATTCATTGTGtgtataggatttttttttttttcttttctcttctcttttccttttctttttttctgcagggtttcactgtcacccaggctggagtgcagtgatataattacagctcactgcagccttgaccttcaggtctcaggttatcctcccaccacagcctcctgggtgcaccactgtgctcaactaatttttgtatttttttgtagagacagggttttgccatgtttcccaggctggtctcgaacttctgtgTTCAAACAATctatctgctttggcctcctgaagtgctaggattataggtgtgagctgccacagcCAACCTGTTTCTTGCTTTATACTTTAAATCATAAGCATTTTCTACATggctatatgtgtgtgtgtgtatgtgtgtgtgtgtgtgtgtgtgtgtgtattcctttAAGTACAGTTTTAATGTTAGCATAATtaagaattgtattttttatttttatttttctattatttccattttatttattgtcaaCACAGAATACTTCATGTATGTTCTGGATTAAAGAGAAATCTGTAGGCTGCCCTGAGCAACTATCTgtaatttatatctttatttctatgaGAAAATGCATCCTGCATTCTACTGAAATTTTAGGCTAGAGTCTATTTCTAAAACATGAACTACTTGTACAATGGAACaaaaaaaataactcttttcCACTCAACCTTTGGGTGCAGGTTCTAATACACTCGCTTGTCTTCGTGTCTAATATACTTACTAGAAGGGCATCAACTCAACCCTTCCAcagtaatttcattttctttttcctgtcttaATCACATGTTATCATCCAGCAGTAATCAACACGTTACTGACCAATCCAGTTTGTTCTTCATAAGGGTTGGAATTAGTAGATCTCATCTTGACCAACTAAATTGCCTTGCCATATAAACACAGCTGAATCTTCTAGAATTCATTTGAAATAGTAAAGCAAGttcatattctaaaataaatatgattggGACTATGCCTCATGTATTGGAAACCACCCCAAAATGTGGTAGGCAGttcaggctgggctcagctgtCCTGTTCTTTTGCTGATCCCAGCTGTGCTTGCTCATACATCTTTGGTCAGTTGgtggcttgactggggctggcaGACTTACAATTGCTGCATCAGGTCTTTCATTTTCTAGTGTGGCAGGTTATCTATGTGCTGGCAGTGGCAGGGAAAATTGAGGAACTCAGAGGCCCAAGTGTTTTGGGGGTTTGTTTGCTTGCTGATGTCCCATTGGTCATTTCAAGCTAATGGTCACTCCATACCTCATATTTAAAAGGTAGAGAAATAGATTCTGTTTCTTGATGGGGATATCTACAGGGGTAATTAAGAATTTTAGAACAAGAAATGTTCAGCTGTTTACCATCTTAGAGCCTTATTGAGGTTGATGTGATTTTCGTGGAATTGCACAAAAGAATTATTTGGTCTAATATGTCAATATGTATTTGTGATGTTTAGAAACTGAAATTAAGGATTACAACCTGGGGAAAACGACTCTAGAAAGAGATTTGTGAGGCCTCTCGTTAGAGATGACAGTTATAAGACTTGGCCAGGGGAGAAAGTttagaagggagaagaaaatataaataacaaacagATTATTTGTTCAAGTGAATTAGCTAAATTAATTATaactaatatttacatattttttatgaatatCACTGGTACAGTATTTCCTAGAATTCGGTGCTAAGGGCATATCTGATGAATATCAGTAACTTATTTCTAGTGGCAATCAATAAAGGCCAGAAAAGAACCCGTGACATGACCGTAAACCAATGAGGGATTGGAAAGATTTTCCACCTTGAGTATTTAGGAGCTCTAGCAAAATCTGTTGACTAAAAAATCTCTCAGAATAGCTGTTTACCAGAAATTTGGCAAGTTGAGCCAGAAAGTGATTTGGTTGATAACCTGCTAGTAGTGGTAGatgttttatgaaataaaataacttgatGCATTTTCTTAGGGTCAAAAATAAAGATCGAGGTTGTAGCCCAGCTACTTGTTGTGACCTGCAATCCACAGTCTCTGAAGCAAAGTGAAGGATCAGTGGCTCATCCTAGTTCTTCTGTGGAAGTCCTAGATTCTAGCTCTCAGCCTTTTGGAATTGGAACAATGTTGTAGAGCAGGGGCTTCCAATCTTTTAGCTTCCCTGAGCCACATCTGAAGAAGAATTGTCtcaggccacacataaaatacactaacatgacccatagctgatgagcttaaaaaaaaaattgcaaaacaatctcataatgttttgagaaagtttatgaatttgtgttgggccacattcaaagctgtcctgggccacatgtgccCCATGGGCCAcagggttggacaagcttgttgGTAGAAGTTCTGAGTTATGTCTACAAGGCATGTGGGAtagaacaaaatgaatgaaacagtAGTTCTCAGGTGGGGGCAATTTTGTCCTCAGGGGACATTTAGCAATGCCTGGAGACATCTTCACTTGTCACAGCTGGCATTGGGAAGGAGGAGCTGGGGGAATGGAGGTATTGCCACTGCCGTCTATTGGGTAGaagccaaggatgctgctaaatatcctacaatgagCAGGACAGTCCCCCCGACAAAAGGAATTATTTTGTCTAACATGCGAATAGTGCCGAGATTGAAACATCTTGATCAAAGTAAGAAAAAAGGTTTGTCTTTgtcatcaacattttattttattttttaatttcaatagctttaggggtacaagtggctGTTGGTTGCATGGACAAATTGTGTAGCGGTAAAGTGTGAGATTTTGGTGAACATGTCACTTGGGTGGTGTACCTTGTGCCTGATATatagttttttatccctcatcctcctccctcccccattctaagtctccagtgtctattatacCACTCTGTGACATCCATAATTTAAACTGAAGTTAGGAAATGTCCTCTGAAAATTCTTTGTTTACTCTGACTCCATCCCTCCCTCACTCCAAAGATAAACATTCTGCCATTTTGCGAACTTCAGAAGACTAAGTCTGCTTTGTTGTTTGTGCCTGAACCATGcgggaaaaaaaatctctgttgaCATTTCATGGTGGGGGTACACTTTCAGCAACGAACACTCCATTTGGCTGCACGTGCGGAAGGTGGCACCCTCTTCCCCGCGTAGCAGGGCGTTTGGTGTCTCAATATTCCTGTGCTTGTCACTGAATTTTCTATTCTTGCTACTGAATTTGACAGAGTAAAAAAAGAACTGGAATGTTTCTAAAGAGAATGAATTATGCAatgatttttaactttatgaAGTTTAAAGCCAATCTACATGAGAGGCTAGAAGGAAATGTGTGTTAAGTAACAAAGCCAAATTCTCAGCCAGAGCCAGAGTCGGGCTTTGAAATGCGCCTGGCATTAAGGTTTTCTTCGTACACCAAGAGAGAAAAAATGCAAGGCCTTCTGTGGGCTGTACTTTTTGGAGCCCTAACTAgcttattttgtttggtttgatttataaataacatctgatattttgaaaaatgaaaccaCAGTTCCCCCCAAGAAGGAGTTGTGTGttaattaagataatttttaacagtttaagaaaaaggaaaaataatttcttgttcATTCAGTATGCCCTCATGCCCACCATATG
Above is a genomic segment from Piliocolobus tephrosceles isolate RC106 chromosome 5, ASM277652v3, whole genome shotgun sequence containing:
- the PBOV1 gene encoding LOW QUALITY PROTEIN: prostate and breast cancer overexpressed gene 1 protein (The sequence of the model RefSeq protein was modified relative to this genomic sequence to represent the inferred CDS: inserted 1 base in 1 codon; deleted 1 base in 1 codon; substituted 1 base at 1 genomic stop codon); the protein is MRTFLRNQKYEDMHSIIHILQIRKLRHRXNFPRLPCILAPEAALLPLCYKIFXKKEKAKRSQKTTEFIDYSIEQSHHAILTPLQTHLTMKGSSLSSESILLTLTLQLTQTLGLECCLLYLPKTIHPQTI